A section of the Kribbella sp. HUAS MG21 genome encodes:
- a CDS encoding response regulator: MTRVLVVDDEPQIVRALQINLKARGYEVHLAGSGTAALKVAAQHPPELVILDLGLPDFDGVDVIRGLRGWTDAPILVLSGRTDQTDKVEALDAGADDYVTKPFGIDELLARMRAVLRRSNATQDQPVVTVGGVTVDLSAKRVTTASSEDIRLTPTEWHLLEVLLRNPGKLLSQRQLLTEVWGPGYETAGGNLRFYMGQLRRKLEPDPARPKHLLTEPGMGYRFEP; the protein is encoded by the coding sequence ATGACCAGGGTTCTCGTGGTTGACGACGAGCCGCAGATCGTGCGGGCGTTGCAGATCAACCTGAAGGCGCGCGGCTACGAGGTGCACCTGGCCGGCAGCGGTACGGCGGCGTTGAAGGTCGCCGCCCAGCACCCGCCGGAGCTGGTGATCCTCGACCTCGGGCTGCCGGACTTCGACGGTGTCGACGTCATCCGCGGGCTGCGCGGCTGGACCGACGCGCCGATCCTGGTGCTGTCCGGGCGGACCGACCAGACCGACAAGGTCGAGGCCTTGGACGCCGGCGCGGACGACTACGTGACGAAGCCGTTCGGGATCGACGAGCTGCTGGCCCGGATGCGCGCCGTACTGCGCCGCAGCAACGCCACCCAGGACCAGCCGGTCGTGACGGTCGGCGGCGTCACCGTCGACCTGTCCGCGAAACGGGTCACGACCGCTTCGAGCGAGGACATCCGCCTGACGCCGACCGAGTGGCACCTGCTGGAGGTCCTGCTCCGCAACCCCGGCAAGCTGCTGTCCCAGCGCCAGCTCCTGACCGAGGTCTGGGGCCCCGGCTACGAGACCGCCGGCGGCAACCTGCGCTTCTACATGGGCCAGCTGCGCCGCAAACTCGAGCCCGACCCGGCCCGCCCCAAGCACCTGCTGACCGAACCCGGAATGGGGTACAGGTTCGAGCCGTGA
- the rpsN gene encoding 30S ribosomal protein S14, with the protein MATTAKIARNNHRRRTAAHYSERRAALKATIADPAASAADRAAAQLKLQKLPRDASPVRIRNRDTVDGRPRGYIGKAGISRIRFRTMAHRGELPGITKSSW; encoded by the coding sequence ATGGCGACCACCGCGAAGATCGCCCGCAACAACCACCGCCGCCGCACGGCCGCCCACTACTCCGAGCGCCGAGCCGCCCTGAAGGCGACCATCGCAGATCCTGCCGCGTCGGCGGCCGACCGGGCCGCCGCGCAGCTGAAGCTCCAGAAGCTTCCGAGAGACGCCAGCCCGGTCCGGATCCGCAACCGCGACACCGTCGACGGGCGACCCCGCGGCTACATCGGCAAGGCCGGCATCTCCCGCATCCGCTTCCGCACCATGGCCCACCGCGGCGAACTCCCCGGCATCACCAAGTCGTCCTGGTGA
- a CDS encoding carboxylesterase family protein, translating into MIREVLAVAGVVGLGAIGVTPAAADADVVRTEAGLVRGIEQGEVRTFRGIPYAAPPTGDKRWRSPQPPAKWAGVRDATAYAPSCAQGEFPIAVPSATEDCLYVDVTAPKDRGVLKPVVVWLHGGDFKYGGNSLYGPTRFAERGDVVVVQPQYRLGVFGFLADPSLGGADSGNFGLEDQQAALRWVRRNAAAFGGDPRSVTVMGESAGGYSVCDLLASPTAAGLFHRAIIQSAPCGQQSTKPRDEAEKFSRTLARSFGKTTAADLRTVDTKDLLAATEDTEFRPITGTAVLPRDPADALRTGRVNRVPVLHGVDDDEEAGRYGAQEVLSGKKISQSDYETAIRARFGRDADKVLAEYADVRPAGRALATVMTDANWSVPAAATNRLLAARMPTYSFEFAGDAPWYAGTPEPAWPTGTHHMSEVAYFFDVALFDAPDSEFADELIRHWSAFADAGDPNMPGSAEWPRTTRHDRTVQSLNVAGTTRTDFAADHRLSFWRSLGR; encoded by the coding sequence GTGATTCGGGAAGTTCTTGCTGTTGCGGGTGTGGTCGGGTTGGGGGCCATCGGGGTGACGCCTGCTGCGGCCGATGCGGACGTTGTGCGGACCGAGGCCGGGCTGGTTCGTGGGATTGAGCAGGGGGAGGTGCGGACGTTCCGCGGGATTCCGTACGCCGCTCCGCCTACCGGTGACAAGCGGTGGCGGTCGCCGCAGCCACCCGCGAAGTGGGCGGGAGTCCGGGACGCGACGGCGTACGCGCCCTCCTGTGCTCAAGGTGAGTTCCCGATCGCGGTGCCGAGCGCCACGGAAGACTGTCTGTACGTCGACGTCACCGCGCCGAAGGATCGCGGCGTACTCAAGCCAGTGGTCGTCTGGCTGCACGGAGGTGACTTCAAGTACGGCGGCAACAGCCTCTATGGGCCAACGCGCTTCGCTGAGCGCGGTGACGTTGTCGTGGTGCAGCCGCAGTACCGGCTCGGGGTCTTCGGGTTTCTCGCCGACCCGTCGCTCGGTGGTGCGGACTCGGGCAACTTCGGCCTCGAGGACCAGCAGGCCGCGCTGCGTTGGGTACGGCGCAACGCCGCAGCCTTCGGTGGCGACCCGCGGAGCGTGACGGTGATGGGCGAATCGGCGGGCGGCTACAGCGTCTGCGACCTGCTGGCCTCCCCTACCGCCGCCGGGCTCTTCCACCGCGCGATCATCCAGAGCGCGCCGTGCGGGCAGCAGTCGACCAAGCCGCGGGACGAGGCCGAGAAGTTCAGCCGCACGCTGGCACGGTCCTTCGGCAAGACGACAGCCGCCGACCTCCGGACAGTCGACACCAAGGACCTCCTGGCCGCCACGGAAGACACCGAGTTCCGGCCGATCACCGGCACCGCCGTACTGCCACGCGACCCGGCCGACGCACTGCGTACCGGACGGGTCAACCGGGTCCCGGTCCTGCATGGCGTCGACGACGACGAGGAGGCCGGCCGGTACGGCGCGCAGGAGGTCCTCTCCGGCAAGAAGATCAGTCAGTCCGACTACGAGACCGCCATACGCGCCAGGTTCGGCCGCGACGCCGACAAGGTTCTGGCCGAGTACGCCGACGTCCGTCCCGCGGGCCGGGCGCTCGCGACCGTGATGACCGACGCCAACTGGTCGGTGCCGGCCGCGGCCACCAACCGGCTGCTCGCCGCCCGGATGCCGACGTACAGCTTCGAGTTCGCGGGCGACGCCCCGTGGTACGCCGGAACTCCCGAGCCGGCCTGGCCGACCGGAACCCACCACATGAGCGAGGTCGCCTACTTCTTCGACGTCGCCCTCTTCGACGCGCCGGACAGCGAGTTCGCGGACGAGCTGATCCGACACTGGAGCGCCTTCGCCGACGCCGGTGACCCGAACATGCCCGGATCGGCCGAATGGCCCCGTACCACCCGGCACGACCGAACGGTCCAGTCGCTGAACGTCGCCGGCACGACGCGGACCGACTTCGCCGCGGATCACCGCCTCAGCTTCTGGCGGTCCCTCGGCCGGTGA
- a CDS encoding GTP-binding protein, giving the protein MLPVTLLTGLDDGFRGAVAGNLLAAAGPAGVLVEYDVSALAAGSVVRTARTAAGVIDREVITMGHPCVSCAMRGSLVQLLTSIAAVERYDVAIVNVPTAGDTHAIATEINQDADLTVDAVVTTVDTSTAIADLTGEQLIRERGIPTAAEDGRAIAEVAVRQLESANAVVLSSDDTTVGALTTAINPQLLVRTTPAGLLGLRQKVPVVEDGSIAAPVDGAAQTLVWQSDRPFHPERLYDALEDLVNGTARGRGTLWIATQHRNRLSWDSFGTNVSIGVLGPWLADLPADRWAAVGQQHQARSALEWHPEYGDRASYLSLTGVGLDLRELRERLDGCVLRADEAVHPLTDPFAPYLEGSTAA; this is encoded by the coding sequence ATGCTGCCGGTGACCTTGCTGACGGGCCTCGACGACGGGTTCCGCGGCGCCGTCGCGGGGAATTTGCTGGCCGCCGCCGGCCCGGCCGGAGTCCTGGTCGAGTACGACGTGAGCGCCCTGGCCGCGGGCTCCGTCGTCCGTACCGCACGGACCGCGGCCGGGGTGATCGACCGCGAGGTGATCACGATGGGCCACCCGTGCGTCTCGTGCGCGATGCGCGGCTCGCTCGTCCAACTGCTCACGAGCATCGCGGCCGTCGAGCGCTACGACGTGGCGATCGTGAACGTCCCGACCGCGGGCGACACCCACGCGATCGCCACCGAGATCAACCAGGACGCTGACCTAACCGTCGACGCGGTCGTCACCACCGTCGACACGAGCACCGCCATCGCTGACCTCACCGGTGAGCAGCTGATCCGCGAGCGCGGCATCCCGACCGCCGCCGAGGACGGCCGCGCGATCGCCGAGGTCGCCGTACGCCAACTGGAATCCGCGAACGCGGTCGTCCTGAGCAGCGACGACACCACCGTCGGCGCCCTGACCACGGCGATCAATCCGCAACTGCTGGTCAGGACCACCCCGGCCGGGCTACTCGGCCTGCGGCAAAAGGTCCCCGTCGTCGAGGACGGCTCGATCGCGGCGCCGGTGGACGGTGCGGCGCAGACGCTCGTGTGGCAGTCCGACCGGCCGTTCCATCCCGAGCGGCTGTACGACGCCCTCGAGGACCTCGTCAACGGCACCGCCCGCGGCCGCGGCACGCTCTGGATCGCGACCCAGCACCGCAACCGGCTCAGCTGGGACAGCTTCGGCACGAACGTGTCGATCGGCGTCCTCGGCCCGTGGCTGGCCGATCTGCCCGCCGACCGCTGGGCCGCCGTCGGGCAGCAGCACCAGGCCCGCTCGGCCCTCGAATGGCACCCGGAGTACGGCGACCGCGCGTCGTACCTCTCGCTCACCGGCGTCGGGCTGGACCTGCGGGAATTACGCGAGCGCCTCGACGGTTGTGTCCTGCGTGCGGACGAAGCGGTCCACCCGCTGACCGATCCGTTCGCCCCCTACTTGGAAGGAAGTACCGCAGCATGA
- the kdpB gene encoding potassium-transporting ATPase subunit KdpB — protein MLLSSFPDALRKLDPRVMWKNPVMFVVEVGAVASTVLAVSDSRVFVWWIVVWLWLTVIFANLAEAVAEGRGKAQAETLRRAKTETTARRLVGDQEEQVPATQLRLGDLVVVEAGQIIPGDGDVVEGVASVDESAITGESAPVIRESGGDRSAVTGGTTVLSDRIVVKITTKPGESFIDRMIALVEGAARQKTPNEIALNILLAALTIVFMIATITLPTFAQYARTDLSVVILVALLVCLIPTTIGALLSAIGIAGMDRLVQRNVLAMSGRAVEAAGDVNTLLLDKTGTITLGNRQAAEFIPVAGVTDTELADAAQLSSLADETPEGRSIVVLAKTGYGLRERHTGELPNATFVEFTAQTRMSGVDLGNRQVRKGAAGAVNVWVGANGGTTDARLGELVDGISASGGTPLVVAESVDGRARALGVIHLKDVVKAGMRERFDQLRAMGIRTVMITGDNALTAKAIADEAGVDDFLAEATPEDKMALIKQEQEGGRLVAMTGDGTNDAPALAQADVGVAMNTGTSAAKEAGNMVDLDSNPTKLIEIVEIGKQLLITRGALTTFSIANDVAKYFAILPALFAPVYPGLDKLNIMGLHSPESAIVSAIVFNALVIVGLVPLALRGVRYRPAPASAMLRRNLLVYGAGGLVTPFVGIKLLDLVISLIPGLR, from the coding sequence ATGCTGCTCAGCTCGTTCCCGGACGCGCTGCGGAAGCTCGACCCGCGGGTGATGTGGAAGAACCCGGTGATGTTCGTGGTCGAGGTCGGCGCGGTCGCGTCCACGGTCCTCGCCGTCTCCGACTCCAGGGTGTTCGTCTGGTGGATCGTCGTCTGGCTCTGGCTGACCGTGATCTTCGCGAACCTGGCCGAGGCCGTCGCCGAGGGCCGCGGCAAGGCCCAGGCCGAGACGCTGCGCCGGGCCAAGACCGAGACCACCGCGCGCCGGTTGGTCGGTGATCAGGAGGAGCAGGTCCCCGCCACCCAGCTGCGGCTCGGCGATCTGGTCGTCGTCGAGGCGGGCCAGATCATCCCCGGCGACGGTGACGTCGTCGAGGGCGTGGCCAGCGTGGACGAGTCGGCGATCACCGGCGAGTCCGCGCCGGTCATCCGCGAGTCCGGCGGTGACCGGAGCGCGGTCACCGGCGGTACGACGGTGCTGTCGGACCGGATCGTCGTGAAGATCACGACGAAGCCCGGCGAGAGCTTCATCGACCGGATGATCGCGCTGGTCGAGGGCGCCGCCCGGCAGAAGACGCCGAACGAGATCGCGCTGAACATCCTGCTCGCCGCGCTGACGATCGTGTTCATGATCGCGACGATCACGCTGCCGACGTTCGCGCAGTACGCCCGCACCGACCTGAGCGTCGTGATCCTGGTGGCGCTACTGGTCTGCCTGATCCCGACGACGATCGGCGCGCTGCTCTCCGCGATCGGGATCGCGGGCATGGACCGGCTGGTGCAGCGCAACGTGCTGGCGATGTCCGGGCGCGCGGTCGAGGCCGCGGGCGACGTGAACACCCTGCTGCTCGACAAGACCGGCACGATCACGCTGGGCAACCGGCAGGCGGCCGAGTTCATCCCGGTCGCAGGTGTGACGGACACCGAGCTGGCCGACGCGGCGCAGTTGTCCAGCCTCGCGGACGAGACGCCGGAGGGGCGCTCGATCGTCGTCCTGGCGAAGACCGGGTACGGGCTGCGCGAGCGGCACACCGGAGAGTTGCCGAACGCAACGTTCGTCGAGTTCACGGCGCAGACCCGGATGAGCGGCGTGGACCTCGGCAACCGGCAGGTCCGCAAGGGCGCGGCCGGTGCGGTGAACGTGTGGGTCGGCGCCAACGGCGGTACGACGGACGCGCGGCTCGGCGAGCTCGTGGACGGGATCTCGGCCTCCGGGGGCACGCCGCTGGTCGTGGCCGAGAGCGTCGACGGCCGCGCCCGGGCGCTGGGCGTCATCCACCTGAAGGACGTGGTCAAGGCCGGGATGCGGGAGCGTTTCGACCAGCTGCGCGCGATGGGTATCCGGACCGTGATGATCACCGGCGACAACGCGCTGACCGCGAAGGCGATCGCCGACGAGGCCGGCGTCGACGACTTCCTGGCCGAGGCGACGCCCGAGGACAAGATGGCGCTGATCAAGCAGGAGCAGGAGGGCGGGCGGCTGGTCGCGATGACCGGTGACGGCACCAACGACGCCCCGGCGCTCGCGCAGGCCGACGTCGGCGTGGCGATGAACACCGGGACGTCGGCCGCGAAGGAGGCCGGCAACATGGTCGACCTCGACTCGAACCCGACCAAGCTGATCGAGATCGTCGAGATCGGCAAGCAGTTGCTGATCACCCGCGGCGCGCTGACCACGTTCTCGATCGCGAACGACGTGGCGAAGTACTTCGCGATCCTGCCGGCGCTGTTCGCTCCCGTGTACCCCGGGCTGGACAAGCTCAACATCATGGGCCTGCACTCGCCGGAGTCCGCGATTGTCTCGGCGATCGTGTTCAACGCGCTCGTCATCGTCGGCCTGGTGCCGCTGGCGCTGCGCGGGGTGCGTTACCGGCCGGCCCCGGCGTCGGCGATGCTGCGCCGGAACCTGCTCGTGTACGGCGCCGGCGGGCTGGTCACGCCGTTCGTCGGGATCAAATTGCTCGACCTGGTGATCTCGCTGATCCCGGGTCTGCGCTGA
- a CDS encoding aromatic amino acid lyase, which produces MEPVELTGAGLAPLEAVALGQRRTAVRLGDDARKRMHESAQLVAEVAGRQPVYGRTTGVGANRDVLTSDPEHGARLLGSHSTTGTTSYPKDVVRLGLLIRVNQLAAGGSGLEPEVADAIIGLLNDDDLPDLHRGGAIGTGDLGPLAELGLALGDVIDGTSALPLLSSNAFTLAECCLAYVEASTLINVVPLVGALSHVALRGNAEVYDVRVHEARPQPGQVRVARRMRELLDGLPLPPARVQDPFGLRAFAQVLGPAVDHSDALGNSVRIDINAAAENPLVAGDTVLHNGNWHAMPIALALDSLRLSLHSVASLSTTRVANLVDPDYTGLSRFLASGAEASSGVMMIEYVAHDALAAVRSSAQPATLGTATLSRGAELHASFAPQAAALTKQLLDALREVLASELVTAVRAIRLAGLTPDDLAPAAVGPWLADALAALPDDLADRSLREDLEIARGLLTQWGDRQVEHPAESG; this is translated from the coding sequence ATGGAGCCGGTTGAGCTGACGGGTGCCGGGCTGGCGCCGTTGGAGGCGGTGGCGCTGGGGCAGCGGCGTACTGCGGTGCGCCTGGGCGACGACGCGCGGAAGCGGATGCACGAGTCGGCCCAGCTGGTGGCCGAGGTGGCGGGGCGGCAGCCGGTGTACGGGCGGACCACCGGCGTCGGCGCGAACCGCGACGTCCTCACCTCCGACCCCGAACACGGCGCCCGGCTGCTCGGGTCGCACTCGACGACCGGTACGACGTCGTACCCGAAGGACGTCGTACGGCTCGGACTGCTGATCCGGGTGAACCAGCTCGCCGCCGGCGGGTCGGGACTCGAACCGGAGGTCGCGGACGCGATCATCGGCCTGCTGAACGACGACGACCTGCCCGACCTGCACCGCGGCGGCGCGATCGGCACCGGCGACCTCGGCCCGCTCGCGGAGCTCGGGCTCGCGCTCGGCGACGTCATCGACGGCACCAGCGCGCTCCCGCTGCTGTCCAGCAACGCGTTCACACTCGCCGAGTGCTGCCTGGCGTACGTCGAGGCGTCCACGCTGATCAACGTCGTACCGCTGGTCGGCGCACTGTCGCACGTCGCCCTCCGCGGCAACGCCGAGGTGTACGACGTCCGCGTGCACGAGGCCCGGCCGCAGCCCGGACAGGTCCGCGTCGCGCGCCGGATGCGCGAACTGCTCGACGGGTTGCCGCTGCCGCCGGCCCGGGTCCAGGACCCGTTCGGCCTGCGCGCGTTCGCGCAGGTGCTCGGTCCGGCCGTCGACCATTCCGATGCCCTGGGCAACAGTGTGCGCATCGACATCAACGCCGCCGCGGAGAACCCGCTGGTGGCCGGCGACACGGTGCTGCACAACGGCAACTGGCACGCGATGCCGATCGCGCTGGCCCTCGACTCGTTGCGCCTCAGCCTGCACAGCGTCGCGAGCCTCTCGACCACCCGGGTCGCGAACCTGGTCGATCCGGACTACACGGGCCTCAGCCGGTTCCTGGCCAGCGGCGCCGAGGCGAGCTCGGGCGTGATGATGATCGAGTACGTCGCCCACGACGCGCTCGCCGCGGTCCGCTCGTCCGCGCAGCCCGCGACCCTCGGTACGGCGACGTTGTCCCGCGGCGCCGAACTGCACGCCAGCTTCGCCCCGCAGGCCGCCGCGCTGACCAAGCAACTCCTCGACGCGCTCCGCGAGGTTCTCGCCAGCGAGCTCGTCACCGCCGTCCGCGCGATCCGCCTGGCCGGTCTCACCCCCGACGACCTCGCCCCGGCGGCCGTCGGCCCATGGCTCGCCGACGCCCTCGCGGCCCTCCCCGACGACCTGGCCGACCGCTCACTCCGCGAAGACCTGGAAATCGCCCGCGGACTCCTCACCCAGTGGGGCGACCGCCAGGTGGAGCATCCCGCCGAGTCCGGCTAG
- the kdpC gene encoding K(+)-transporting ATPase subunit C: MASNLPGWARQFGVALRALLFFTVVLGLGYPLVMTGVSQVLFHGNANGSVVEVNGKPVASDLIGQAYTMDSGKKDADGEPIMVADPKWFQTRPSAGDYDAAASGGSNLGPNNADLAALVAERRKTVAALEGVDPSQVPPDAVTASGSGLDPEISPAYAALQVARVARERRLSVDEVRQLVEENTKGRTLGFLGEPRVNVVTLNAALAAS; encoded by the coding sequence ATGGCAAGCAATCTGCCCGGCTGGGCCCGGCAGTTCGGGGTGGCGCTGCGGGCGCTGCTGTTCTTCACAGTGGTGCTCGGCCTCGGCTACCCACTGGTGATGACCGGTGTCTCGCAGGTGCTGTTCCACGGCAACGCGAACGGCTCGGTCGTCGAGGTGAACGGGAAGCCCGTGGCCTCGGACCTGATCGGCCAGGCGTACACGATGGACAGCGGCAAGAAGGACGCCGACGGCGAGCCGATCATGGTCGCCGACCCGAAGTGGTTCCAGACCCGGCCGTCGGCGGGCGACTACGACGCGGCCGCGAGCGGCGGCTCCAACCTCGGGCCGAACAACGCCGACCTGGCCGCGCTGGTCGCCGAGAGGCGGAAGACGGTCGCGGCGTTGGAGGGCGTCGACCCGTCCCAGGTGCCGCCCGACGCGGTCACGGCGAGCGGCAGCGGGCTCGACCCGGAGATCAGCCCGGCGTACGCCGCTCTCCAGGTCGCCCGGGTCGCGCGGGAGCGCCGGCTGTCCGTGGACGAGGTGCGGCAGCTGGTCGAGGAGAACACGAAGGGCCGCACGCTCGGCTTCCTGGGCGAGCCGCGGGTCAACGTGGTGACCTTGAACGCCGCGCTGGCCGCGAGCTGA
- a CDS encoding type B 50S ribosomal protein L31 → MKKDIHPDYRRVVFRDKSGNFSFLTGSTRESTETVVWEDGNTYPVVDVEISSASHPFYTGQQRVMDTQGRVEKFKKRYGQS, encoded by the coding sequence ATGAAGAAGGACATCCACCCCGACTACCGCCGGGTCGTCTTCCGGGACAAGTCCGGCAACTTCAGCTTCCTCACCGGTTCGACCCGCGAGAGCACCGAGACCGTCGTCTGGGAGGACGGGAACACCTATCCCGTCGTCGACGTCGAGATCTCGTCCGCGAGCCACCCGTTCTACACGGGCCAGCAGCGCGTGATGGACACCCAGGGCCGCGTGGAGAAGTTCAAGAAGCGCTACGGCCAGTCGTAA
- the rpmG gene encoding 50S ribosomal protein L33 — translation MAKRNDLRPIVKLRSTAGTGYTYVTRKNRRNNPDRLVIRKYDPKLREHVDFREER, via the coding sequence ATGGCCAAGCGCAACGACCTCCGCCCCATCGTCAAGCTCCGTAGTACGGCGGGTACCGGGTACACCTATGTAACGCGGAAGAACCGCCGGAACAATCCCGACCGGCTGGTGATCCGCAAGTACGACCCGAAGCTCCGCGAGCACGTCGACTTCCGCGAAGAGCGGTAG
- a CDS encoding DUF4118 domain-containing protein, which yields MKRGHLRVYLGAAPGVGKTYKMLGEGQRRLARGTDVVVGFVETHGRVHTAEMLEGLEVVPRRILDHRGASFTELDVDAVLARRPEVALVDELAHTNVPGSRNEKRWQDIEELLAAGIDVISAVNIQHLESINDVVEKITGVPQQETVPDRVVRAADQIELVDMTPEALRRRMAHGNVYAADKVDAALGNYFRVGNLSALRELALLWLADRVDAGLQQYRAQHDIDSTWDTRERVVVALTGGPEGETLIRRAARIAARSSGGDLLAVHVARSDGLTGANPRKLAEQRNLVEKIGGSYHQVVGDDIPAALLTFARAENATQLVLGGSRRSRLSSLFTGPGIGATTIRDSGDIDVHIVTHSQMGRGRLPRLRGSLSRRRKIQGFVLAVVLPPLLALLLGLGGDTLNLTSNVLAFLFAVVVVALVGGMWPAMVTAVGGSLVLNYFFTPPTRTFTIAEVNNALALLIFILVAAMVSSVVDRAARRTRQAARAAAESETLATLAGSVLRGETALPALLERVREAFGMTGACLMERVDDDELTEVWRPVASAGTLTCTRPEEADAEIPARDDLVLVLQGHQLEADERRLVGAFAAHAAALVDRARLSEAAAEAKPLAEADKLRTALLRAVGHDLRSPLASAKASVTSLRSDDVEWSESERAELLETADESLDRLSRLVDNLLDLSRLQAGVLPVFTRPMALDEILPGVLAELGDDADQVAVDIPQTLPLVEADPALLERVVANLLANAIRYSPPDQPPLVTGSALGDTVEIRVIDRGPGIPRAERDRVFAPFQRLGDTDNTVGVGLGLALARGLAEAMQGTLQPEDTPGGGLTMVVAIPTAAARPDVPVPGARERSEQKGLDDQGSRG from the coding sequence GTGAAGCGCGGGCATCTGCGGGTGTATCTCGGGGCCGCGCCCGGTGTCGGCAAGACGTACAAGATGCTGGGCGAGGGGCAACGACGCCTCGCCCGGGGGACCGACGTCGTGGTCGGGTTCGTCGAGACGCACGGCCGGGTGCACACCGCCGAGATGCTCGAAGGCCTCGAGGTGGTGCCGCGCCGGATCCTCGACCATCGCGGCGCGAGCTTCACCGAGCTGGACGTCGACGCGGTGCTGGCCCGGCGGCCCGAGGTCGCGCTGGTCGACGAGCTGGCGCACACCAACGTGCCGGGCAGCCGGAACGAGAAGCGCTGGCAGGACATCGAGGAGCTGCTGGCCGCCGGGATCGACGTCATCTCGGCGGTCAACATCCAGCACCTGGAGTCGATCAACGACGTCGTCGAGAAGATCACCGGCGTACCGCAGCAGGAGACGGTGCCGGACCGGGTGGTGCGGGCCGCGGACCAGATCGAGCTGGTCGACATGACGCCGGAGGCGCTGCGCCGGCGGATGGCGCACGGCAACGTGTACGCCGCCGACAAGGTGGACGCTGCCCTGGGCAACTACTTCCGGGTCGGCAACCTGTCCGCGTTGCGGGAGCTCGCGCTGCTCTGGCTCGCCGACCGCGTGGACGCCGGCCTGCAGCAGTACCGGGCGCAGCACGACATCGACTCGACCTGGGACACCCGCGAACGGGTCGTGGTCGCGCTCACCGGCGGCCCCGAGGGCGAGACGCTGATCCGGCGCGCGGCCCGGATCGCGGCCAGGTCGTCCGGCGGTGACCTGCTTGCGGTGCACGTCGCCCGCTCCGACGGCCTGACCGGCGCGAACCCGCGGAAACTCGCGGAGCAGCGCAACCTCGTCGAGAAGATCGGCGGGAGCTACCACCAGGTCGTCGGCGACGACATCCCGGCCGCGCTGCTGACCTTCGCCCGGGCCGAGAACGCGACCCAGTTGGTGCTCGGTGGTAGCCGGCGGTCGCGGCTCAGCTCGCTGTTCACGGGGCCCGGGATCGGCGCCACCACGATCCGCGACTCCGGCGACATCGACGTACATATCGTCACGCACTCGCAGATGGGGCGTGGGCGGCTGCCCCGGTTGCGCGGCAGCCTGTCCCGGCGGCGGAAGATCCAGGGCTTCGTACTGGCCGTCGTACTGCCGCCGCTGCTCGCGCTGCTGCTCGGGCTGGGCGGTGACACGCTCAACCTGACCAGCAACGTGCTCGCGTTCCTGTTCGCGGTCGTCGTGGTGGCGCTGGTCGGCGGGATGTGGCCGGCGATGGTGACCGCGGTCGGCGGTTCGCTGGTGCTGAACTACTTCTTCACGCCGCCGACGCGGACGTTCACGATCGCCGAGGTCAACAACGCGCTCGCGCTGCTGATCTTCATCCTGGTCGCCGCGATGGTCAGTTCGGTCGTCGACCGCGCGGCCCGCCGTACCAGACAGGCTGCCCGCGCGGCCGCGGAGTCCGAGACGCTGGCGACGCTGGCCGGTTCGGTACTGCGGGGCGAGACAGCGCTGCCCGCCCTGCTGGAGCGGGTCCGCGAGGCGTTCGGGATGACGGGGGCATGCCTGATGGAGCGCGTGGACGACGACGAGCTGACCGAGGTGTGGCGGCCGGTGGCCTCGGCCGGGACGCTGACCTGTACGCGGCCCGAGGAGGCCGACGCGGAGATCCCGGCCCGGGACGATCTGGTGCTGGTGCTGCAGGGACACCAGTTGGAGGCGGACGAACGGCGGCTCGTCGGGGCGTTCGCGGCGCATGCGGCCGCGTTGGTCGACCGTGCCCGGCTGAGTGAGGCGGCGGCCGAGGCGAAACCGCTGGCCGAGGCCGACAAGTTGCGTACGGCGTTGCTCCGGGCGGTCGGCCACGACCTGCGGTCCCCGCTGGCGTCGGCGAAGGCGTCGGTGACTTCGCTGCGCAGCGATGATGTGGAGTGGAGCGAATCCGAGCGGGCCGAGCTGTTGGAGACAGCGGACGAGTCGCTGGACCGGTTGTCACGGCTGGTGGACAACCTGCTCGACCTGAGTCGCCTGCAGGCCGGCGTACTCCCGGTCTTCACCCGGCCGATGGCGCTGGACGAGATCCTGCCCGGCGTACTCGCCGAGCTGGGGGACGACGCGGACCAGGTCGCCGTCGACATCCCGCAGACGCTGCCGCTGGTCGAGGCGGACCCGGCGCTGCTGGAACGGGTCGTCGCGAACCTGCTGGCGAACGCGATCCGCTACTCGCCGCCCGATCAGCCGCCGCTGGTCACCGGCAGCGCGCTCGGCGACACCGTCGAGATCCGCGTCATCGACCGCGGCCCGGGCATTCCGCGCGCGGAGCGGGACCGGGTGTTCGCGCCGTTCCAGCGCCTGGGCGACACCGACAACACGGTCGGCGTCGGGCTGGGGCTCGCGCTCGCCCGGGGACTCGCCGAGGCGATGCAGGGCACCCTGCAGCCCGAGGACACACCAGGTGGTGGACTGACCATGGTGGTCGCGATCCCTACCGCCGCAGCGCGGCCCGACGTACCCGTCCCGGGAGCCCGCGAACGCTCCGAACAGAAAGGGCTTGATGACCAGGGTTCTCGTGGTTGA